agggagggagatatAGCTTGGGGTCTTGGAGCAAGGTGGGTCTCCAACAAGGGGCCTCTGGGTTCTCCTCCTAGAACAGCTAACAGGTATTAAGCACTTCCTCTGTGCCAGACCTCATTTTATTCATTATCTCATCTCTTCCCAACAATTCTAGGGGATGGGGGCGGCCCAtggcacagatgagaaaaatgaagcacaGGCAGTGAAGTCAGTTGCACTGGGTTCCCTGGTAGTAAATGACAGTCTGTACCAAGCCCAGGCTGGCTCTTCTCCAGAGCCAGAAGTGCAAACCACTGACTGTACTGTATGGCCTTTCTTCCTCAAGATGATCTGATTCCATCTCATAGAGGCAGATGATCTGGGTCTGGAGCAGGGCTGGAGTCCAGGCCTTTGACAACTGCCCCAGGAGGTTACTGGGCTGCACTTTGAGAACCAGACTGGTAGCTGTCTCAACCAGGCTGAACATTAGAACCACCTGACAAGTTTCAAGAAGTTTCAAGAACAAACACAGGCTTTTTCAATGGCTCCAGACTTGTCTGTAGGTGTTGGTGGGGTAGTGGtcagcattttcttttaatgGGACCAAGTGTTAATTTTTTCCTGCCCATAAAGATACCTGAAGGCCTGCTCTGTGCTGTGGGATGTGGAGGTGGGGGTCCCTGACCTGCCTGGCTGGGCAGAGTATCCTTTTAGAGTCAGGAAAGATGCAgagtccttctttctttctttctttcttttttttttttttatattttatttatttatttgacagacagagatcacaagtaggcagagaggcaggcagagagagagagagagagaggaggaagcaggctccccgccaaacagagagcccgatgtgggtctcaatcccagaaccctgggaccatgacccgagctgaaggcagaggctttaacccactgagccacccaggcacccccagagtccTTCTTTCTTGTCCTCCTTTGGTGAGCTCCAGAAAGAACCAGTCTCCTTGAATGATGATCTCCTTCTGGCTTCTCCCCTGTCTGGTCCTTGGCCCCCACCTGAGAGGTCAGAGCTGGTTTTTCAGCCAGAACTCAGCTCACAAGAAGTACAGGTTGTGGAAGTGAAAAGAGCCCCGAAAGACCAGCCATACCTGGAGCTCTCAAATTTTAGTGAGAGCTCACACAAGTGCTGGGAGCTTGTTCAATCCAAAGATGCCTGGAGTCCACCCCAAAAGTTCTGATTCTTAGGTCACAGGTGGGGTCTAAGGAACATGCGTTTGTAATAAGCTCCCCAGTGACTCTGTTGGCAGTGGTTCCCAGCTGACCTGCTGGAGGCCCTGGGGGGTTGTAAGAACACTGATGCCCAACTCCATCCCTAGAGAGtggtcaatatttttaaaagctcctagGCAGGGTGTCTGGGCCTTCTAGCGGACCTTGTTTGGGATCTGGGGGTGGGCAGCCCCAGGGGCAGTCACTGCTACCCTTGCTATCACCAGGGCCTTGAAAcaagaggagaagaaaacaataggagagaagaaactgaaataaagaaGCCAATGAGAAGATGTAGAAAGAGAGAAGTCTGAAATCACTTAGCACTGAGGTGTTCATCTCCTTTTCTCAATGTTTTCTCTTATTGTAATAGTCCTTAatggatttaaaataattaataataaaaaagaatatgaaaacaaaaattaaaaatgggctaTAATCCTCTTTATCAGTGATAATCTCATAAGGTCTTAATATGACATATAGAAAGTACATGAGAATAATATATTGTATAACCAtagtataatattattataactaTAATATATTATGGTGTATATTATACACATTATATTATTGttactaatatatattaattaaaatcaatGAGATAACATTAAactactctaaaataaaatattatataaacctGACATGtaatttgcatctttttttttaaccttatctacttttgtgttttgcttttatacCACTTTTCAAAATGACTTTGTGTTCCAGGTAACTGAAATCTGAGTCCTAAATATCTCGGCCCTATCGGGAGGGCGTGGAAGTGGAGCGGAGAAGGTTCGCCCACCCTCCCCTTACTGTGCACTTGCCTTCCTGCGAGCATTGACCTACACGGACTCCCACACATGCGCAGACGCGTCTACCCCTGCAACGCTGCTCTCGACTTCATCTTCCCAGATACGCACTTCGCAGCATACCCTCCAATTTTGTAAAGGATTTTATTAATGGGTATTTCTAAATTACCTTATTAATACAGAATTAGTTAAtttatattaagtataaaataagtTTCCCCTCTCCCGTTtctgaaatggaaaggaaattgACACCAGGGGACCCAGGACAGTGACCACCCTAGGCTGAGTCATCTTCAGGGATTAAACAATCCtgacccccccttccctcccttcctccttcaaaTAGCCCCACAACCCTGCCTGCGTTCTCTTCTACCCTACCTAGCCATCCTCCCTCCACTCCTGTCCCTGGTGCCTCAGTCGTTCTTTTCCCCCATGGGCTGAGGCTGATGGTCTGGACAGAGGCTGTCCCTCCACAGGCGGTAGGCGATGGAAGCAGTCACAGTGAGCCAGGCCAGGTAAGGCAGCAGGAGCAGGGCGGCCAGCTTGTTGATGGGGTGCCAGATCAGCGCTGTACTCACCGCCAGTCCATAGAGCAGCAGCAGGTGCAGCAGGgcctggatgggggaggggtcgGGATGCAGGGCAGTCAGGTAGGTCGCTCTGAGCACTGAGCCCTCCGCCTTTCTCCAGCACGGTGGACCCAGTGAGCCAAGTTGCTGAGGTCTGGGCACTCAACCAGAGCTCAGAGAAGTCTGCCCACCCGTTAACCTGCTTGCACTCAATTGGTCTACTGTGTTATCTGCTCTGGGGGCCACGGGTGTTCTCACCTGTTCCTATACTACTTCCACTGCATTCCTTACCAGACCATGGGTGTGGGCTCCGAAAAAGAGAATCAGGGCAGCCCAGCTAACAGCGAGCTTCACAGCATAGAGGCCgagaggcagggccaggggccGCCCAAAGCCCCCTCCCAGGTCCTTCCACACCAGGTAGGAGGCATAGCTGTGGAGAGATGGTGGCAGAACACTCAGAAGGAGGGAGGACTCTTGGTTACCAAAAGGAAGCCCTGTGGGCTGAAGTGGGAGCAGGCATGTCTAAGCATCCCTTGAGGGCGGGCAGGAGGTGGTGGGAGGAGCCGGGGGCAAGCAAGGTGAGGTGGGGGAGGCCATGGGGAAACTCGGAGAGGGGGAGGAACTAGGCTGTCTGGAGTCTGGAGTCCTAGGCTGGCACAGAGgggaccccccgccccccaagagGCAGGATGGCATCCGTCCCTGTGAAGGCCAGAATGCAGTAGTAGTTCAGGGGTGCAGGGCCTCGTTCGCATCCTCCCAGGTATCAGGGCCAAGGCAGGAGAAATGGGTGCTCACCCCATGACAAAGTAGATGGTTATCCACCCTGCCAGCAAGACTCTGTGAGGCGGGCACCAGGGCGGTTTCTTTGGGCTACCGTCCCAACCAGACGTCTGATGACGGGTGAGCAGCCAGAGCAGGACAGGCCCCAGGTGGGGAAGGGCCAAAAAGATGGCACCGTGAGGCTGCATTCCCCTCACAGAGGCAAAATCTAGGAAGGCAGACAACATGTTGCTGGTGGGCCTCCCTCCTAGTCCTTTCCCCACGCCTGTCTCCACCTGCTACCCGACACTGTACTGTGGCCTGAGCCCCTCCTGGGAGGTCTGGTAAGAGATGCCATTCTCCCCACCTTGGCCCAGCTCCCATCCTGCGCTAGCCAGCCCATActgccttgctctttctctggcaCTCAGAAGATACTGTCCGGTATTGATAACTACTTCTGAGTGCAAGGCTCCTTCCCTCTCATGTGTATCTGACTCCTAGAGTTCAGGTCCAGGTATGACGGTCTTTTCTGCCTCCCATAGTGGCTGGCAGGTACATAGCAGGCTCTTGACAGGGACGCTGCCTTATGCTGAACTCAGCCAAGCTGATATAACCTGCCTGGAAGGACTAGAGAGGCAGGATCCAGAGATTCTCTGAGGGTCTTTTCTAGTCAGAAATGGGGCAGCCCACGGGCCCCCAGGCTTATCTCCATACACCAGACTGGCAGACCCAAGAGGCCCACAGCAGCCTGAGCTGCTGCCCTATTTGAACTTAGCTGAATGACACTGGGTTCCTTTCTCTGAAACATTAGGTCTCACCTGTCCCTCAGGGGCTGGCGAGGTCCCTCTTCCACCTCTCCACTTCCAGAGGGACTGAGCCCATGACACAAGTGCTCAGTTTTCTTGTGGCCTGACTTCTCAAGGAAGCAACTGCCTGGTCTTTGATTAAGAAGCTGCCACATCCATTTGCATGTGGAACAAGACACAGACCCCCCTCCAGCCaaggctccccaccccccacatggTATCATTCTCATTTGCACATGGTACTTCAGCCCCCTCCCATGACTGCCGGGACTGCAAGGAAGACAGAGGTGGTGATTCTCAGTGTCCTGGAGTGACTGTCTGCTTCATCTTTTCCTGTCCAGGGCCCCTGTCCACGTCCTGGAGGTTCCACGGACAGGGCTCCCTGGCCTGCCTGTCCTTGTGTCTCTCTACTTCTCTGCCTCTCACTGGCCATTCGCTCATCTCCTGCCTTCTTgtccctctttctgtttttatgcccaGTGTTGTAGGCTCCTCCCGCACCCACACcctattttctcctgttttccacACTCTTGCTGTTGCCTCCTTATTCCCAGGCCTGCGTTCCCCTTACCTCAAGCAGCATACCTCCCAGGACGAATCCCCGACTCCCCGACGATATCCGTTTTGTGCAAAGCAGAAGAGGGTGGGGGACCAGGAGAAGGGCGGAGTGAGGCTCCCATCTGGCCTGTCTTTCTCCAATGACAAGGGGGTGGCACTGGCATGTCTCCATGGCCATGAAGGGTTCCTTTTAGGAGAGGTCCCCTGGTTTGTTGGTCCTGGCCTCTGGAGGACTTCGGCACTGTGGGAGCCTGATCCCCTGGGCTGGCTCAGCCCCAGGCCACAAGCCTACCGAAGCTGGTGGCCTCCACATCCCGTGAACTGGCTTTTGTCCACGGGGGTGGTGGGGACCCTCAGATTTCCCCAGGATCTTCCTGTAACAGGGGTTACCTCCCACGTGAAGCAAGTGCCAGCAGCTTGGAAATGAGTTCATGATACATGGACGCAGCCTCTTGTTATAGCCCAGTTGGCATGCTCCTTCCCGGCTTGGCACTCGAGCTTGACAGATTTTCACAAACCCCTATAACTTCATGACTCAGAGGAGAAAGCAGCCTCCTGTGTGACTCATACAGAGCCTTGTCCAGCAAAGACTAACACCCGCCTTTTCTGTCCCTATAAAAGTtctgaacaggggcacctgggtggctcagtgggttgagcctctgccttctgctcaggccatgaactcagggtcctgggattgagtcccgcattgggctctctgctcagcagggagcctgcttcctcctctctctctgcctgctgctctgcctacttgtgatctctcttttctctcttaaatcttaagaaaaatgtctaaaatctttaaaaaacccaacaaactTCTGAAGATCTCTCCCTTGCTCGTCCTTTACTCTTGAGGTCCCCTTCCCAGGCTGATGGCTCTCCATCATTCCTTTGCCCCATCTCTCCACTTCTGGGACTTAGCTAGCCCTGGGAGGTGTTTATCCCATCCTTTGGCTTCTACCCTGGGGAAggcagcagaggagaggaggtTGCAGTCAGGGACAAGAGGCTGAGCAATCATTAACTGAGATTAAAGCAGGGGCTTTACTTATGTTCTACGAGATGATTGATACCTGGGGGTCTGGGGAGTTCACCTTGGTCCTCGACAGCAGGAGGCCAGCCCACGGGGCCCGCCGTGACAACAGTTACCACTTAACTGGGCATCTACTTTGTGGCGAGCATTTTACAGTTATTAGCTCAATAATGACCATGCTTAGCCCTCATGCAGTAGATCATATTATCTGCATTTGTCAGACAAGGgaagggaggctcagaggggtcGAGTAACTTGCCTAAGCGTACGCAGCCAATAGATGAGTCGCGTGTGTTCAGTGTCCGTAGTCTGGGGCCAGAACACATCCTCTTTTCTCTGAGTGGGTCCacgcattcattcaacaagtctTTATTCAATACCTGCTATGGACCAGGCTGTATCAGGAGCTAAGAGTACAGTAGCAAACAGCTGGGAAAATCCATCTTCACGGGGATCTTTCATTCCACTGGCACTATCTTTCTGAGGCAGAATTTCTATGAAAGGACTCGGGCTGGCAAACAGCCCAAAGTCTGCTCTCCCCCAAGTTCAGGGCTCCTGCCAACGCTGCTGCACACTGCACATGGGCAGGAAGCTGATAGGGGAACACCCCAAGGCTGCCAGCACCTTGTGAGTCATTAACCCTCTCAGTGCCTCCTCTCATGTCTGTGCAGGAAAGGGTGCAACTAGACATGGTCTAAGCTCCTGGACCAGCTGCACTGGCATCAGCTGGGAGCTTCTTAGAGATGCAGAATTTCAGGCCCCAGCTCAGACATATGTGGGATCAGAACCCCCCTTTTCACCCTGTCCCTCGTGTGTTTTGTGTGCATGCTGCTGTTGAGAAGCTCCTGTCAGGGTTCCCTCCTCTTACCTTCTGCCCTTACCCTAGCCTCTGGTGGGAGCAGCCACTCACCAGCAGAGGGCACTGTAGGGAGgggggttttctctttctttgtccccTCCCTTGCAGACTCAGACTGACTTCTGGGATCCTCAGCTACTCCTCCAGGAGCTCAGCTGGACTTTGCCAATAGATAGGGACAGACTCCCTCACCCCTCTTTAGGGCTCTGGGAGGCAAGTCATTGCCGGGAAGCTCTGGGCCACTCCTGCCCGGATTCCCCGCCCACCTCTCCTTGTCTGCTGGCCTGGTGACCTGGTCTGGCTGATTTCCCAGAGAAGGAATTACTGTTCCTGGGCAAGCCAACAGCCTCTGAGAGCACCTACACGGTAAGGTGAGCCCCCCCCCGGGGCAGCCGGGGGCAGGGTGGGCATTGCAATGGGGCTACCTGGGGCTCAATAAGGCCAGCTTAGCCAGAGTGTGGCGAGCCTCTGCTAGAGGAGAAGAGAGCAGGGGCAAGTGCTCAGTGGGCGTGAGGATCTGGGAGCCTGTTGTATGCACTATGGAAATGTGGACTATGCTGATGAACGCTGCCCACGGCAGGCTTGGACTCATCCGTCTGGtactttttctgtgtttcagtAATGAGCTAGCAGGGTTTGAGTAGGCATGGTAAGAACCAGTGATGGGGGACAAGGGTTGAGAGCTACCTCAAAGGACATGAGCAGAGTGTTACAGCAGGAATCCAGATCTTTGTGCTGGAGGAGGCAACTTCTGAGGGACAAGTGATGTCAGCATTCTAAAGCACTGTTGTCTTGGGGACCTGCTACCCGTGATAGTCTGGGGTCATGGGCAAGGCAGACTGGAGCCATGGGTAGTAAGGAGGCAGGCATGGGTTTGAGAAGGTCTAGGCTA
The sequence above is drawn from the Mustela nigripes isolate SB6536 chromosome 5, MUSNIG.SB6536, whole genome shotgun sequence genome and encodes:
- the TSPO2 gene encoding translocator protein 2 isoform X1, with amino-acid sequence MAMETCQCHPLVIGERQARWEPHSALLLVPHPLLLCTKRISSGSRGFVLGDFASVRGMQPHGAIFLALPHLGPVLLWLLTRHQTSGWDGSPKKPPWCPPHRVLLAGWITIYFVMGYASYLVWKDLGGGFGRPLALPLGLYAVKLAVSWAALILFFGAHTHGLALLHLLLLYGLAVSTALIWHPINKLAALLLLPYLAWLTVTASIAYRLWRDSLCPDHQPQPMGEKND
- the TSPO2 gene encoding translocator protein 2 isoform X2, which translates into the protein MQPHGAIFLALPHLGPVLLWLLTRHQTSGWDGSPKKPPWCPPHRVLLAGWITIYFVMGYASYLVWKDLGGGFGRPLALPLGLYAVKLAVSWAALILFFGAHTHGLALLHLLLLYGLAVSTALIWHPINKLAALLLLPYLAWLTVTASIAYRLWRDSLCPDHQPQPMGEKND